In a genomic window of Sporosarcina trichiuri:
- a CDS encoding MFS transporter — MNYQKKTVVASVAGLTLEGMDIMFISFAMTMIIADFGIDFATGGLISSVTNIGMLLGGVVFGILADKFGRVKVFTYSILLFALGTALTGLATNIEQIYIYRFIAGLGAGGEYGIGMALVAEAWPKNKQGRASSYVSVGAQYGVILAALLSALILPAFGWRALFFVGIIPVIFAFFVRRNLKESPEWLAAQKMKKAQTKKDAGKLRLLVASPRIAFTTIALAVMATVQIAGYNGLMIWLPSMLQQSQGLSVSSSAIWTISTAVGMIAGMLTFGQIMDRLGAKKAYGIFLLASAAAVFLYSFAAGAAGVLIGGAIVGFFSNGMFAGYGALISSFYPVEIRTTATNTIFNFGRAAGGLSPILVGYILQHYSMTVAMVYLAILFLVSFGFMLTLSHKASAKSPVAAPAAVAEVN, encoded by the coding sequence ATGAATTATCAAAAGAAAACAGTTGTCGCTTCAGTCGCCGGTCTCACCCTCGAAGGCATGGATATCATGTTCATCTCATTCGCGATGACGATGATCATCGCGGACTTCGGCATCGACTTCGCCACCGGCGGACTCATCTCCTCTGTCACCAATATCGGCATGCTGCTCGGCGGCGTCGTCTTCGGCATTCTGGCCGACAAATTCGGCCGTGTGAAAGTGTTCACGTACAGCATCCTGCTGTTCGCCCTCGGCACAGCACTGACCGGTCTCGCCACGAACATTGAACAGATCTACATCTACCGCTTCATCGCCGGGCTTGGCGCCGGTGGTGAGTATGGTATCGGCATGGCGCTCGTCGCGGAAGCATGGCCGAAGAACAAACAGGGCCGTGCGTCCTCCTATGTCAGCGTCGGCGCGCAATACGGCGTCATCCTGGCTGCTCTGCTGAGCGCACTCATTCTGCCGGCATTCGGCTGGCGTGCATTGTTCTTCGTCGGGATCATCCCGGTCATCTTCGCATTCTTCGTACGCCGCAACCTGAAGGAGTCGCCGGAATGGCTCGCCGCGCAGAAAATGAAAAAAGCGCAAACGAAAAAGGACGCAGGAAAATTGCGCCTGCTCGTCGCCTCTCCGCGGATCGCCTTTACCACCATCGCGCTCGCCGTCATGGCAACCGTACAGATCGCCGGCTACAACGGCCTCATGATCTGGCTGCCGTCCATGCTGCAGCAGTCGCAGGGTCTGTCCGTCTCCAGCTCCGCCATCTGGACGATCAGCACGGCCGTCGGAATGATCGCCGGCATGCTGACGTTCGGGCAGATCATGGATCGGCTTGGCGCGAAGAAGGCATACGGCATCTTCCTGCTCGCGTCTGCCGCTGCCGTCTTCCTGTACAGCTTCGCTGCCGGCGCAGCGGGTGTCCTGATCGGCGGTGCCATCGTCGGATTCTTCTCAAACGGCATGTTCGCAGGCTACGGGGCGCTCATCAGCAGCTTCTACCCTGTTGAAATCCGTACGACCGCAACAAACACGATTTTCAACTTCGGCCGGGCAGCAGGCGGATTGTCGCCGATCCTCGTCGGCTACATCCTTCAGCACTACAGCATGACTGTCGCAATGGTCTACCTGGCGATCCTGTTCCTTGTCTCATTCGGCTTCATGCTGACGTTGTCGCACAAAGCCAGCGCCAAATCACCGGTCGCCGCACCGGCTGCTGTTGCAGAAGTAAACTGA
- a CDS encoding SDR family oxidoreductase, with protein sequence MKQLTGKTAIVTGASGGIGEGIARELAAQGANVVIAARSEDKLMAIAEQLVQAGGSVHAVKTDVASRDEVEALAAEAADRFGGVDFYVNNAGQVLEGTVRSGKTDEWEQMIDVNVKGVLYGVNAVLPAMLAKGSGHIINIASVSGTEVTKTSTVYSATKFAVRAISMGLEKELAKTGVRVTNISPGMVDTRLGEQYDWGERKKLQTADIAKAVVYAVTQPDYVNVNEITIRPV encoded by the coding sequence ATGAAACAACTGACAGGGAAGACCGCCATCGTCACCGGGGCGAGCGGCGGGATCGGGGAAGGGATTGCCCGGGAGCTCGCCGCACAAGGGGCGAACGTCGTGATCGCTGCGCGCAGTGAGGACAAATTGATGGCGATCGCTGAACAGCTCGTGCAAGCGGGCGGATCCGTCCATGCCGTGAAGACGGATGTCGCGAGCCGGGACGAAGTCGAAGCGCTTGCCGCCGAGGCGGCGGACCGGTTCGGAGGGGTCGACTTTTATGTTAACAATGCCGGCCAGGTGCTCGAAGGCACGGTCCGTTCGGGCAAAACAGACGAGTGGGAGCAGATGATCGACGTCAATGTCAAAGGCGTGCTGTACGGCGTCAATGCTGTCCTGCCCGCGATGCTCGCAAAAGGCAGCGGCCACATCATCAATATCGCCTCCGTATCCGGAACCGAAGTGACCAAGACGAGCACCGTGTACAGCGCGACGAAGTTCGCTGTGCGGGCCATCTCGATGGGACTGGAGAAGGAGCTCGCGAAAACCGGCGTCCGTGTCACCAACATCTCGCCGGGTATGGTCGACACACGGCTTGGTGAGCAATACGACTGGGGCGAGCGGAAGAAGCTGCAGACCGCGGATATTGCAAAGGCGGTCGTGTACGCCGTCACACAGCCCGATTATGTCAATGTGAATGAAATCACGATTCGGCCCGTCTGA
- a CDS encoding PTS fructose transporter subunit IIABC, translated as MRITELLTAETIELDLKGTGKQAVIDELTGVLDRAGKLADPAAFKEAILAREAQTTTGIGDGVAIPHAKTAAVRTPAIAFGRSLAGADYESLDGQPAHLFFMIAAEDGANRMHLKALARLSTVLMNEKVRAELLSAVSKDEVLALIDAHDEPDEQPQEQPAAEVPADSSKPFVVAVTACPTGIAHTYMSADSLKNKAAELGIPFKVETNGSGGAQNILTAEEIERATAVIVAADTNVSMGRFAGKHVIEVPVAEGIRKPKELLERAVKQDAPVYRQQAGDGEGAAEGAGKKGIGATIYKHLMSGVSNMLPFVIGGGILIALGFLFGPNSADPNDPTYNSFAAALNTIGGGNAFTLMIPVLAGFIAMSIADRPGFAPGMVGGLMAATSNAGFLGGIIAGFLGGYLVVGLKKWLAPMPASLNGIKTILLYPLLGIAITGLIMHYVVNTPFSALNTAISAWLTGLGTGNAVLLGVVLGLMMAIDMGGPINKAAYLFGTGLIASGVYEPMAAIMAGGMVPPLAIAISTTVFRRKYSQQQREAGKVNYIMGLSFITEGAIPFAAADPLRVIPCVMAGAGIAGGLSMAFNIGLQAPHGGVFVFPLVDGSWMLYLLSVIIGAVVSAVLLGLVKKPVPA; from the coding sequence ATGAGGATTACAGAACTGCTGACAGCTGAGACGATTGAGCTCGATCTGAAAGGGACAGGAAAACAGGCGGTCATCGACGAACTGACCGGCGTGCTCGACCGGGCTGGTAAACTTGCCGATCCGGCCGCTTTCAAAGAGGCGATCCTGGCACGGGAAGCCCAGACGACCACCGGGATCGGAGATGGTGTCGCCATCCCGCATGCGAAGACGGCGGCCGTCCGGACACCGGCCATCGCTTTTGGGCGGTCGCTTGCCGGCGCGGATTATGAGTCATTGGATGGGCAGCCTGCACATCTGTTCTTCATGATCGCCGCGGAGGATGGCGCGAACCGCATGCATTTGAAAGCGCTCGCACGCCTGTCGACCGTCCTGATGAACGAGAAGGTGCGTGCCGAGCTCCTTTCAGCCGTTTCGAAAGACGAAGTGCTGGCGCTGATCGATGCGCATGATGAACCTGATGAGCAGCCGCAGGAACAGCCGGCAGCGGAAGTGCCTGCAGACAGCAGCAAACCGTTCGTCGTCGCTGTCACGGCCTGCCCGACCGGCATTGCGCATACGTATATGTCCGCCGATTCCCTGAAGAACAAAGCCGCAGAACTGGGTATCCCGTTCAAGGTGGAGACGAACGGCTCCGGCGGCGCGCAGAATATCCTGACTGCTGAAGAGATCGAGCGGGCAACCGCCGTCATCGTCGCGGCCGACACGAATGTCTCCATGGGCCGCTTCGCCGGGAAGCATGTCATCGAAGTTCCGGTCGCGGAAGGCATCCGCAAGCCGAAGGAGCTTCTCGAGCGGGCGGTGAAACAGGACGCTCCCGTCTATCGGCAGCAAGCCGGCGATGGTGAAGGAGCTGCTGAAGGTGCCGGGAAGAAAGGCATCGGGGCGACGATCTACAAGCATCTCATGAGCGGCGTGTCCAATATGCTGCCGTTCGTTATCGGCGGCGGGATCCTGATTGCGCTCGGCTTCCTGTTCGGTCCGAACTCGGCTGATCCGAATGATCCCACGTACAACTCGTTTGCAGCTGCGCTCAATACGATCGGCGGGGGCAATGCGTTCACCCTCATGATTCCGGTCTTGGCCGGGTTCATCGCGATGAGCATCGCGGATCGTCCCGGTTTCGCACCCGGCATGGTCGGCGGACTGATGGCTGCGACTAGCAATGCCGGCTTCCTTGGCGGCATCATTGCAGGTTTCCTCGGCGGGTACCTCGTCGTCGGGCTGAAGAAGTGGCTCGCGCCGATGCCGGCTTCCCTGAACGGCATCAAGACGATCCTGCTCTATCCGCTGCTCGGTATCGCGATCACCGGCCTGATCATGCATTACGTCGTCAATACCCCGTTCAGTGCCTTGAACACGGCAATCTCCGCATGGCTGACGGGTCTTGGCACAGGCAATGCCGTCCTGCTCGGCGTCGTCCTCGGCCTCATGATGGCAATCGACATGGGCGGGCCCATCAACAAAGCGGCCTACCTGTTCGGTACCGGACTGATTGCAAGCGGTGTGTATGAGCCGATGGCGGCCATCATGGCCGGCGGGATGGTACCGCCGCTCGCCATCGCGATTTCGACGACGGTGTTCCGGCGCAAGTATTCCCAGCAGCAGCGGGAAGCCGGGAAAGTGAACTACATCATGGGACTGTCGTTCATCACCGAAGGGGCAATCCCGTTCGCTGCTGCCGATCCGCTCCGTGTCATCCCGTGTGTCATGGCAGGCGCCGGAATCGCAGGCGGCCTGTCGATGGCGTTCAATATCGGACTGCAGGCACCGCATGGCGGCGTGTTCGTCTTCCCGCTTGTCGACGGCAGCTGGATGCTCTACCTCCTGTCGGTAATTATCGGTGCGGTTGTCTCGGCTGTTCTGCTCGGCCTGGTGAAAAAACCGGTACCTGCTTAA
- the pfkB gene encoding 1-phosphofructokinase, translating to MIYTVTLNPSLDYLLSFDSLAAGSLNRAAEARYLPGGKGINVAQVLTSLGGDATALGFTGGFTGRELERLLAHSGVRSDFIHVDGDTRVNVKIRAGQETEINAAGPAISKLQFRKLADQVRGMAAGDVLVLSGSIPASLPADAYEQLADICRTAGCRFTVDAEGSALRKTLKYRPLLVKPNHHELAALIGTAIRTKEEAALHARTLIDEGAEQVIVSLAGEGAVYVSAEETYLANAPAGRVRGSVGAGDSMVAGFLAAATAGKSAAEAFRAGIAAGSATAFSDRLCTAEEAAALIPRITVTQFEGGDRK from the coding sequence ATGATCTATACAGTGACACTCAATCCATCACTCGACTACCTGCTTTCATTCGATTCACTGGCTGCCGGCTCGCTGAACCGAGCGGCGGAAGCCCGATATCTGCCGGGCGGCAAAGGCATCAATGTCGCCCAAGTATTGACATCCCTCGGCGGTGATGCGACCGCTCTCGGTTTTACGGGCGGTTTCACAGGCCGGGAGCTTGAACGGCTGCTGGCCCACTCAGGTGTCCGTTCCGATTTCATCCACGTTGACGGGGACACACGCGTCAATGTCAAGATCCGCGCCGGACAGGAGACGGAAATCAATGCAGCCGGACCTGCAATCAGTAAGCTGCAGTTCCGGAAACTCGCCGATCAGGTGCGCGGCATGGCGGCCGGCGATGTGCTGGTGCTGTCAGGCAGCATCCCGGCTTCCCTGCCGGCGGACGCATACGAACAGCTTGCGGACATCTGCCGCACAGCCGGCTGCCGGTTCACTGTGGACGCTGAGGGCAGTGCTTTGCGGAAGACGCTGAAATACAGACCACTGCTCGTCAAACCGAACCATCACGAGCTTGCCGCGCTCATCGGGACGGCCATCCGGACGAAGGAAGAGGCAGCGCTCCATGCCCGGACGCTCATCGATGAAGGGGCTGAACAGGTGATCGTCTCGCTCGCCGGTGAAGGCGCCGTGTACGTCAGCGCCGAAGAGACATACCTTGCAAATGCGCCGGCCGGCCGGGTTCGCGGATCTGTCGGTGCAGGCGACTCGATGGTGGCCGGATTCCTCGCGGCCGCGACCGCCGGAAAGTCGGCTGCCGAAGCATTCCGTGCCGGCATTGCGGCAGGCAGTGCCACAGCATTCTCGGATCGACTTTGTACGGCGGAGGAAGCGGCCGCTCTCATACCGCGGATCACGGTCACCCAATTTGAAGGAGGGGACAGGAAATGA
- a CDS encoding DeoR/GlpR family DNA-binding transcription regulator — MLEQERHKKILQLLEERPVIRLQELIENIGASESTIRRDLIELEHRKRLKRVHGGASRLQGKLAESSMAEKTSKNLQEKQSIGRLAASLVQPDDTIYLDAGSTVYEMIRHLPPAITVVTNGITHLDALLEAGCKTILTGGTAKPSTKALIGRGALSALARYRFDKCFLGVNALHPEYGLTTPDEEEAAVKEMALSLSREAYALADPSKFFEVSFARFAELDEVTVLSTHGSLETLQSFPESLKRMVTSP, encoded by the coding sequence ATGCTGGAACAGGAACGTCACAAAAAGATTTTGCAGCTCCTCGAGGAACGCCCGGTCATCCGCCTCCAGGAACTGATAGAGAATATCGGAGCGTCGGAATCGACCATCCGGCGGGATCTGATCGAGCTGGAGCACCGGAAGCGGCTGAAACGGGTGCATGGCGGTGCTTCACGTCTGCAAGGGAAACTGGCAGAATCATCGATGGCCGAGAAAACCTCCAAAAACCTTCAGGAAAAACAGAGCATCGGACGCCTTGCCGCTTCACTCGTACAGCCGGACGATACGATCTACCTGGACGCCGGCTCCACCGTCTATGAAATGATCCGTCATCTGCCGCCGGCCATCACCGTGGTGACCAACGGAATCACCCATCTGGACGCCTTGCTGGAGGCGGGCTGTAAGACGATTTTGACCGGCGGCACCGCTAAGCCGTCCACCAAGGCACTGATCGGCCGCGGAGCACTCTCTGCACTTGCCCGATACCGGTTCGATAAATGCTTCCTCGGCGTGAATGCTCTGCATCCGGAATATGGGCTGACCACGCCGGACGAAGAGGAAGCGGCCGTCAAGGAGATGGCGCTGTCGCTCTCCCGTGAAGCGTATGCACTTGCGGACCCTTCGAAATTCTTCGAAGTTTCGTTCGCCCGTTTTGCAGAACTGGATGAGGTGACGGTCCTGTCGACGCACGGCAGTCTGGAAACGCTGCAATCATTCCCGGAATCCCTGAAACGGATGGTGACTTCCCCATGA
- the tatA gene encoding twin-arginine translocase TatA/TatE family subunit, protein MNLAAIGVPGLIIILVIVLILFGPRKLPEVGSAVGKTLAEFKKSAKDIMDDDEKADVKKPAETEK, encoded by the coding sequence ATGAACTTAGCAGCAATCGGAGTACCCGGGCTCATTATTATCTTGGTTATCGTACTGATTTTGTTCGGTCCCCGCAAATTGCCGGAAGTCGGTTCCGCAGTCGGCAAGACGCTTGCGGAGTTCAAGAAATCCGCAAAAGATATCATGGATGATGATGAAAAGGCAGATGTGAAGAAACCCGCTGAAACAGAGAAGTAG
- the tatC gene encoding twin-arginine translocase subunit TatC, whose protein sequence is MKPKNEDTHNRASTEDQLNQKDAEITAELKSEALDEQEQKTPAVPYTDENGYPTNIPPDRSPEGPGDDESNLVEHLTELRKQLIKSVAVFLLFFVATFSTINLWFPYVTRGYKLIVLSPMEVVSFYTTISAALAFGLSVPFLCHFLWQFVKPGLTEKESRFLSLYSPVIFLLFAGGLAFGYFVVNPLSYNFLITLGKMNFDVMVTAQEYARFLLMTTMPIGLLFELPVVALFLSAIGILTSGTLKKVRKWSYIILAVVSALITPPDFFSQLIILIPMIALYEASIFLVTRTERRVAEADAV, encoded by the coding sequence ATGAAGCCGAAAAACGAGGACACTCATAACCGGGCAAGCACAGAGGATCAATTGAACCAAAAGGACGCGGAAATCACTGCCGAGCTGAAATCTGAGGCGCTGGACGAGCAGGAACAGAAAACTCCGGCCGTCCCATATACGGATGAGAATGGCTATCCGACCAACATCCCTCCGGATCGTTCACCGGAAGGGCCTGGCGACGATGAGTCGAATTTGGTCGAGCATCTGACGGAACTCAGGAAGCAGCTCATTAAGAGTGTGGCCGTATTCCTGCTGTTCTTCGTGGCCACATTCAGTACCATCAACTTATGGTTCCCATACGTTACAAGGGGCTATAAGCTGATCGTGCTCAGTCCGATGGAAGTTGTGTCGTTCTACACAACTATCTCGGCGGCTCTCGCCTTTGGGCTGTCGGTGCCGTTTCTCTGCCATTTCCTCTGGCAGTTCGTGAAACCGGGCCTTACGGAGAAAGAAAGCCGTTTTCTGAGCTTGTACTCGCCGGTCATCTTCCTGCTGTTCGCAGGCGGCCTTGCGTTCGGTTACTTTGTCGTCAATCCGCTCAGCTATAATTTTCTTATCACCCTCGGGAAGATGAATTTCGATGTCATGGTAACTGCACAGGAATACGCACGCTTTCTCCTGATGACCACCATGCCGATCGGACTGCTGTTTGAACTGCCGGTCGTCGCGCTGTTCTTATCGGCCATCGGTATTCTGACATCAGGCACATTGAAGAAGGTCAGGAAATGGTCGTACATCATACTGGCCGTCGTGTCAGCCCTGATCACACCGCCGGACTTTTTCAGCCAGCTGATCATCCTCATACCGATGATCGCCTTATATGAAGCCAGTATCTTTCTCGTCACCCGGACCGAGCGCCGGGTTGCCGAAGCGGATGCTGTTTAA
- a CDS encoding FUSC family protein: MDKKKIIGDTLLFGGIMAYILLFGQLFGQQNILIGVSTITAMLMLLERDLTIHPVANTVKFAGLNLLTGLAAFAAGFSVWAAVPIHFVMMFIISYTLIFNLKNPLYLPFSLQYLFLLAIPVTASELPLRLVALVAGAVSIMGLQMLANRKRLTKNSDPLVKTICTALISKMDKKIAGEAADDENENIRKSIGSLRSMIYDQREEDYYLTEEGRLRLNISAALEKIDTLLDSLEPRHDAGGVVANVRALLSHIADSEGKVIDAAAISRESEQILESYRSNPPESSVQLRLLNNVDYLTDSLLALEELAPEIRKITRKFEEIPLKFKKLTLGSAPNHVTSLKLSYAVRMATGIAISGFLMDYFELAEGRWMMFTVLSVIIPFYEQSHKKMRDRIFATIVGAILVWIVFTLFPSNPVRTGLLLLAGYLMSYVKVYRYSTILVTFSAIGSVALITNETQFLTVERLLMVLAGVGIALLVNRFVFPYKLTDANDHLEEMSTDTLTSMLAEAKDAVAGQTAAGSHSVKNLLIISTMIEERARVNLQTAGQEAPDELFAPRRLAANTMYELLMWKELHGIRPDMTEQAAEILAGMQEKWSEHKSFAEMTDQIRQRLLSEPVLENKVILSILMELGTKFDRIVTDRLDWQLSRQA, encoded by the coding sequence ATGGACAAAAAGAAAATCATTGGGGACACATTACTATTTGGGGGGATCATGGCGTATATCCTGCTGTTCGGCCAGCTCTTCGGCCAGCAGAATATCCTGATCGGCGTATCCACGATCACTGCGATGCTCATGCTGCTGGAACGGGACCTCACCATCCATCCGGTGGCCAACACCGTGAAATTTGCAGGGCTCAACTTGCTGACGGGGCTCGCTGCGTTCGCGGCGGGGTTCTCGGTATGGGCAGCTGTGCCGATCCATTTCGTCATGATGTTCATCATCAGCTACACGCTGATCTTTAATCTGAAAAATCCGCTGTACTTGCCGTTCTCGCTGCAGTATCTGTTCCTGCTGGCAATCCCGGTGACAGCATCCGAATTGCCGCTTCGACTCGTTGCTCTTGTCGCAGGAGCTGTCTCGATCATGGGGCTGCAGATGCTCGCAAACCGGAAGCGGCTGACGAAGAATAGCGACCCGCTGGTCAAGACAATCTGTACGGCGTTGATTTCGAAAATGGATAAAAAGATTGCAGGGGAAGCGGCGGATGATGAAAACGAAAACATCCGGAAATCGATCGGCTCCCTCCGTTCCATGATTTACGATCAGCGGGAGGAAGATTACTATCTGACCGAGGAAGGACGCCTTCGCCTCAATATCTCAGCAGCCCTCGAGAAAATCGATACCTTGCTCGACTCTCTGGAACCGCGGCATGATGCAGGCGGGGTCGTTGCGAATGTCCGTGCGCTGCTCAGTCATATCGCGGACAGTGAAGGGAAGGTGATCGACGCAGCCGCCATAAGCCGGGAGTCCGAGCAGATTCTGGAGAGCTACCGTTCCAATCCGCCGGAATCCTCCGTCCAGCTGAGATTGCTGAATAACGTCGATTATTTGACGGACAGCCTGCTGGCCCTTGAGGAGCTGGCACCCGAGATACGGAAGATCACCCGCAAGTTCGAAGAGATACCGCTGAAGTTCAAGAAGCTGACACTCGGTTCCGCACCGAACCATGTGACGTCTCTGAAGCTGTCCTATGCAGTGCGTATGGCGACCGGGATCGCGATTTCAGGCTTCCTCATGGATTATTTCGAACTGGCGGAAGGCCGGTGGATGATGTTTACGGTCCTGTCCGTCATCATCCCGTTCTATGAACAATCCCATAAGAAGATGAGGGACCGGATCTTCGCGACCATTGTCGGTGCGATCCTCGTCTGGATCGTCTTCACCCTCTTTCCGTCGAATCCGGTACGCACCGGTCTGCTGCTACTGGCCGGCTACTTGATGAGTTACGTGAAAGTGTACAGATACAGCACCATCCTCGTGACGTTTTCGGCAATCGGTTCGGTGGCGCTCATCACGAATGAGACGCAGTTCCTGACGGTGGAGCGGCTGCTGATGGTGCTTGCGGGTGTCGGTATCGCACTTCTGGTGAACCGATTCGTCTTCCCGTATAAGTTGACGGATGCCAATGACCATCTGGAGGAGATGTCGACGGATACTCTGACCTCCATGCTGGCGGAGGCCAAAGACGCTGTTGCCGGCCAGACAGCGGCGGGCAGCCACAGTGTGAAGAACCTGCTGATCATCAGCACGATGATCGAAGAGCGGGCGCGTGTCAACCTGCAGACGGCCGGCCAGGAAGCCCCGGATGAACTGTTCGCACCGCGTCGGCTTGCAGCCAATACGATGTACGAGCTGCTGATGTGGAAAGAGCTTCACGGAATACGTCCGGATATGACAGAGCAGGCAGCCGAGATCCTTGCCGGCATGCAAGAGAAGTGGTCGGAGCACAAGTCATTCGCGGAGATGACAGACCAGATCCGGCAGCGCCTTCTGTCCGAACCGGTTCTGGAGAACAAAGTGATCCTCAGTATCTTGATGGAACTGGGGACGAAGTTTGACCGCATTGTGACGGATCGCCTGGATTGGCAACTCAGCCGGCAGGCGTAA
- a CDS encoding GNAT family N-acetyltransferase, whose translation MDLHIHDVTAENYREILALHVAESQKEFIETPYECLEDAVAWRQFRPVGLYAGGVLVGFAMYGFFEGEGRNGRLWIDRLLIDERYQGRGYGKAFMALLTERVLEEYGGQPIYLSVYPDNAPAIGIYEKLGFRFTDERDVNGEHIMRRDWNG comes from the coding sequence ATGGATCTGCACATTCATGACGTAACAGCAGAGAACTACCGGGAGATCCTGGCACTCCACGTGGCGGAATCCCAGAAGGAGTTCATCGAAACACCGTATGAATGTCTGGAAGACGCGGTGGCGTGGCGGCAGTTCCGTCCGGTGGGCCTGTATGCAGGCGGTGTGCTCGTCGGCTTCGCCATGTACGGTTTCTTCGAAGGAGAAGGACGGAATGGCAGACTGTGGATCGATCGTCTTCTGATCGACGAACGCTACCAGGGGAGAGGGTATGGCAAGGCATTCATGGCCCTCCTGACAGAACGGGTGCTGGAAGAGTACGGCGGACAGCCGATCTATCTCAGCGTCTACCCGGATAATGCGCCGGCGATAGGCATCTACGAGAAACTCGGCTTCCGTTTCACGGACGAGCGTGACGTGAACGGCGAGCATATTATGAGGCGGGATTGGAACGGCTGA
- a CDS encoding YkuS family protein produces the protein MAKIAVEKPFDDVKKALEEKGHTVTMCESDEKLSGYDLGVVRALSDVNVDQYDFPVISIEGNSVDDIVADAEKRLAR, from the coding sequence ATGGCTAAAATTGCAGTGGAAAAACCGTTTGACGATGTGAAGAAAGCGCTTGAGGAAAAAGGGCACACAGTGACAATGTGTGAATCCGACGAAAAACTGAGCGGCTACGATCTTGGAGTTGTCCGCGCACTGAGCGATGTCAACGTCGACCAGTACGATTTCCCGGTAATCAGTATCGAAGGGAATTCCGTGGACGATATTGTGGCAGACGCTGAAAAGCGCCTCGCACGCTGA
- a CDS encoding GatB/YqeY domain-containing protein, producing MSELKTQLLADMKTAMKEKDTVKKGVINLLRAGIQNQELTLQRELTEEEELKVVQRELKQTKQSLEEGEKAGREDIIAAEKEKITVIENYLPKQLSAEEVKELIPTLGITKETPMGQAVGTVMKAAAGRAEGKVVSQAVKEYLNS from the coding sequence ATGTCGGAGTTGAAAACACAATTGCTGGCTGACATGAAGACAGCGATGAAAGAAAAGGACACCGTCAAGAAAGGTGTCATCAACCTTCTGCGCGCCGGGATTCAAAACCAGGAGCTGACACTCCAGCGGGAATTGACGGAAGAAGAGGAACTGAAAGTCGTCCAGCGCGAACTGAAGCAGACAAAACAGTCGCTCGAAGAAGGGGAGAAAGCAGGCCGCGAAGATATTATCGCAGCGGAGAAAGAGAAAATCACTGTCATCGAGAACTACTTGCCGAAACAGCTGTCAGCTGAAGAAGTCAAGGAGCTTATCCCAACGCTCGGCATAACGAAAGAGACGCCGATGGGGCAGGCAGTAGGGACTGTCATGAAGGCGGCAGCAGGCCGGGCAGAAGGAAAAGTCGTTTCGCAGGCGGTCAAGGAATATTTGAACAGCTGA
- a CDS encoding YdcF family protein has protein sequence MSKGKWIMVVGCAGVLVLAACWFSTGYTMKKAVRNAADGSSAYAIILGAKVNGTVPSKSLQYRLEAAFDYAEKHPGVILVLSGGQGPDEGVSEGAAMRDYLVTRGLPEERLLVEDQSTSTYENLVNSKRLLPAGQSKVTLITSDYHVARAGILAKRIGLDWDAVPAETPQSVKVKTGIRERLALLKTWVAGK, from the coding sequence ATGTCAAAGGGGAAATGGATTATGGTGGTCGGCTGTGCGGGTGTTCTGGTGCTTGCAGCCTGCTGGTTCAGTACGGGGTACACCATGAAGAAAGCGGTACGGAATGCAGCGGATGGGAGCAGCGCCTACGCAATCATCCTCGGGGCGAAAGTGAACGGGACTGTTCCATCCAAGTCGCTGCAGTACCGTCTGGAGGCTGCCTTCGACTATGCAGAAAAGCATCCTGGAGTCATTTTGGTCCTGTCAGGCGGGCAGGGGCCGGATGAGGGTGTCAGTGAAGGCGCCGCCATGCGGGACTACTTAGTGACCCGCGGGCTTCCGGAGGAGCGTCTGCTCGTCGAGGACCAGTCCACGTCCACATATGAGAATCTCGTGAATTCCAAACGGCTTCTGCCGGCCGGCCAGTCGAAGGTGACGCTGATCACGAGCGATTATCATGTTGCGCGTGCCGGGATACTCGCCAAGAGGATCGGACTGGATTGGGACGCCGTGCCTGCCGAAACCCCCCAGTCTGTCAAAGTGAAAACCGGCATACGCGAGCGGCTCGCTCTGCTGAAGACATGGGTCGCCGGGAAATGA